TATCCCGAAGAGACTTATCCAATTTATGACCTTTCAGATTGCATCAAGCATAGGCAAGAAACAATCCTGGTGGATTACCCTGACTCAAAAGAGCCCTCTGCTGAAGAAATAGCTGAAAGAATGGGAATGCTAGAAGAGGAAGAATCAGACCGTGTGGGTTGGGCAATGCCTACTGAGCCCAGAGCTCAGGAAGATAATTCTGTTACCTCATGTGACCCAGAGCCAGAACCATGTTCCTGCTGGTCTCCTGAAGAAGAGGATCCCGCCGTCTTGGCAGAGAATGCTGGATTTGGTGCCAGCAGTTACAGTGAGCAGGAGGAAACCACCGATGAAGTGT
Above is a genomic segment from Bos javanicus breed banteng chromosome 15, ARS-OSU_banteng_1.0, whole genome shotgun sequence containing:
- the RIC3 gene encoding protein RIC-3 isoform X5; the encoded protein is MEKLINRVGPNGESRAQTVTSDQEKRLLHQLREITRVMKEGKFIDRSTPEKEAEEAPYMEDWEGYPEETYPIYDLSDCIKHRQETILVDYPDSKEPSAEEIAERMGMLEEEESDRVGWAMPTEPRAQEDNSVTSCDPEPEPCSCWSPEEEDPAVLAENAGFGASSYSEQEETTDEVWPYDLRGEGSGISADKADPGGMLRKRHPQGLE